One stretch of Niallia sp. XMNu-256 DNA includes these proteins:
- the tatA gene encoding twin-arginine translocase TatA/TatE family subunit has product MLSNIGVPGLILILVLALIIFGPKRLPEMGRAVGQTLKEFKKSANELVNDDDKKDSKVEATKDL; this is encoded by the coding sequence ATGTTATCTAACATTGGAGTTCCTGGATTAATTTTAATATTAGTTCTCGCTTTAATTATTTTTGGGCCAAAAAGATTACCTGAAATGGGTCGTGCAGTGGGTCAAACTTTGAAGGAATTTAAAAAGTCAGCTAACGAATTAGTAAACGATGATGATAAAAAAGACAGCAAGGTTGAAGCAACAAAAGACTTATAA
- a CDS encoding VWA-like domain-containing protein, protein MKWHKTLLSMIQSRKDKKIALAVDTSTNEVQTILINNIVKLFETVKPDTLLVQADFKIRSIAQVKSDSIQYHTHGKSSYTLVLEWAEEEKIDTLFYITDVTGYIYEEMDKVNYELIWLVPSDYVPKVPFGKAIKLAS, encoded by the coding sequence ATGAAGTGGCACAAAACATTGTTATCGATGATTCAATCGCGGAAAGATAAAAAAATTGCCCTGGCAGTTGACACTTCAACAAACGAAGTTCAAACCATTCTTATTAATAATATTGTAAAACTTTTTGAAACAGTTAAACCGGACACCTTGCTCGTTCAAGCTGACTTCAAAATTAGAAGTATTGCTCAAGTGAAATCTGATAGCATCCAATATCATACACACGGTAAATCCTCCTATACGTTAGTACTGGAATGGGCAGAGGAAGAAAAGATCGATACATTATTTTATATAACAGATGTAACGGGTTATATTTATGAAGAAATGGATAAGGTAAATTATGAATTAATTTGGTTAGTGCCGAGCGATTATGTCCCTAAAGTTCCATTTGGAAAAGCAATAAAGTTAGCCTCTTGA
- the fdhF gene encoding formate dehydrogenase subunit alpha — protein MLSKHSIHIKYTSFTITNRRIVMGETTRVKTVCGYCGTGCGLVLEVEDNRIVKARGDKEAPVNKGQTCIKGGFGFGYVHAESRLKTPLIRKAGKLVEATWNEAYDFIVEKLSHIKTAFGPESITAFAPARATNEVNYITQKFMRTVIGSNNIDGCNRTUHAPSVAGLATIFGSGSPTNSIDDFDKAEVLLLMGSNTTEAHPVIGNRIKKAAKSGLKMTVIDPRKIDMVKSAHRHLPIKVGSDIALINAMIHVIIDEQLYDQAFIVKHTKEFESLKEKVKMYTPEYAASITGLQAQDIIDTAREYATTDKAMIAYTLGITEHHCGVNNVFDIGNLALLTGHIGREGCGIMPLRGQNNVQGAGDMGALPNQLPGGSITDNEYRARFEKGWKVKINSVVGDTQTRTFEKIESGKAKALYIIGENPLMADVHMNYTRKLLEKLDLLIVQDLFLTETAELADVVLPARSWGEVEGTFTNTDRRVQRVRKAVEPHPNTKEDWQILCDLATRMGYPMSYNNSQEIWDEMRTLAWEMYGGISYERLDKEYSLQYPCPDETHPGTTILHTRFLEEENAQPSSFVPVTYTEPVELPDEEYPFTLTTGRRLESYNTHTQTKHYASGVKIRQNEESADISPIDAEKLGIETGDLVEVSSRRGVVKVKAKVTDQVPEGLIFMSFHFSDVPTNVLTINEYDPISGTAEFKACAVKVIPITA, from the coding sequence ATGTTATCTAAACATTCTATACATATCAAATATACAAGCTTTACCATCACTAATAGGAGGATTGTCATGGGAGAAACAACAAGAGTGAAAACTGTATGTGGTTACTGTGGAACAGGTTGTGGACTCGTTTTGGAAGTTGAAGATAACAGAATTGTGAAAGCCCGCGGGGATAAAGAAGCACCTGTAAATAAAGGGCAAACTTGTATCAAAGGTGGATTTGGTTTTGGTTATGTTCATGCTGAAAGTAGGCTGAAAACACCTCTTATCCGTAAAGCCGGTAAGCTTGTAGAGGCAACATGGAATGAGGCTTATGATTTTATTGTTGAAAAGTTAAGTCACATTAAAACTGCCTTTGGACCAGAATCTATTACCGCGTTTGCACCTGCTCGTGCGACAAATGAAGTTAACTATATCACCCAAAAATTTATGCGTACGGTCATAGGCAGCAATAATATCGACGGCTGTAACCGTACTTGACACGCACCAAGTGTTGCCGGTCTGGCAACTATTTTTGGCAGTGGTTCCCCAACAAATTCAATTGACGATTTTGATAAGGCCGAAGTTCTTTTATTAATGGGTTCTAATACAACAGAAGCACATCCAGTTATTGGAAACCGCATTAAAAAGGCGGCCAAATCAGGGTTAAAGATGACTGTCATAGACCCTCGTAAAATTGACATGGTTAAAAGCGCACACCGTCATTTACCTATTAAAGTTGGATCAGACATCGCACTCATTAATGCAATGATTCATGTAATTATTGACGAACAATTGTATGATCAAGCTTTTATTGTTAAGCATACTAAGGAATTTGAGAGCTTAAAAGAAAAAGTGAAAATGTATACACCTGAATATGCTGCATCCATTACTGGTTTACAAGCCCAAGATATCATTGATACTGCTAGGGAATATGCAACGACTGATAAAGCAATGATTGCTTATACATTAGGAATCACTGAACATCATTGTGGTGTAAATAATGTTTTTGATATCGGAAACCTCGCTTTACTTACAGGACATATCGGACGTGAAGGCTGTGGAATTATGCCGTTACGCGGACAAAACAATGTTCAAGGCGCTGGTGATATGGGAGCATTGCCGAACCAATTACCAGGAGGCAGTATTACAGATAACGAATACCGCGCACGCTTTGAAAAAGGATGGAAGGTAAAAATCAACTCAGTTGTAGGGGATACTCAAACAAGAACATTTGAAAAAATAGAAAGTGGCAAAGCAAAAGCCCTCTACATTATTGGTGAAAACCCATTAATGGCAGATGTTCACATGAACTATACAAGAAAATTATTAGAAAAACTTGACCTTTTAATTGTCCAAGATTTATTTCTAACAGAAACAGCTGAACTAGCAGATGTCGTGCTTCCTGCAAGATCATGGGGCGAAGTAGAAGGTACATTTACCAACACGGACCGAAGAGTTCAACGAGTACGGAAAGCAGTTGAACCCCATCCAAATACAAAAGAAGATTGGCAGATTCTTTGTGATTTAGCTACAAGAATGGGCTATCCAATGAGCTATAATAACAGTCAAGAGATTTGGGATGAGATGCGCACGCTTGCATGGGAAATGTATGGTGGTATCTCCTATGAAAGACTTGATAAGGAGTATAGTTTGCAATATCCATGTCCTGATGAAACACATCCAGGAACTACGATTCTCCATACACGGTTCCTTGAAGAAGAAAACGCTCAACCATCTAGTTTTGTCCCAGTTACGTATACTGAACCTGTTGAACTCCCTGACGAAGAATATCCTTTTACATTAACAACAGGAAGACGTCTAGAATCTTATAACACGCATACACAAACAAAGCATTATGCAAGTGGTGTGAAAATAAGACAGAACGAAGAATCTGCTGACATCAGTCCAATTGATGCTGAAAAATTAGGTATTGAAACAGGCGATCTAGTAGAAGTTTCTTCACGAAGAGGCGTTGTTAAAGTAAAAGCAAAGGTTACGGATCAAGTTCCAGAAGGCCTGATTTTTATGAGTTTCCACTTTAGTGATGTACCAACAAATGTATTAACGATAAATGAATATGACCCTATTTCCGGAACCGCGGAATTTAAGGCCTGTGCCGTTAAGGTCATTCCCATAACAGCTTAA
- a CDS encoding VanW family protein, translating into MKLPWLIGLLLITQQDLPNENFPPYQVEKSQPEIMADLTILFENEPIMTINRSDLSLPLLHFPLIDPIKLQHTTDILDKTIRKEPINASLDENGQVVSEKPGIQLNKQAFQKQIYSFFYQSNSSSITVPVRPIYPRVDSELIENIRTKLIGHYVTYFNSRNKERTHNIVLATQAINNHVIFPGETFSFNQTVGQRTKEKGYLPAPIIVKGELAEGIGGGICQVSSTLFNAIDRSGLDVINRFSHSKQVPYVPPGRDATVSWGGPDFTFKNQYNQPVLIRAKVYFGTMFVSIYSSEDINNVPNHVSGMHVSN; encoded by the coding sequence ATGAAACTCCCATGGTTGATAGGGCTCCTTTTGATTACACAACAAGATCTGCCAAATGAAAATTTCCCACCTTATCAAGTTGAAAAAAGTCAACCCGAAATAATGGCAGATTTAACTATTTTGTTTGAGAATGAACCTATTATGACAATTAACCGTTCAGATTTGTCGCTTCCTCTGCTTCATTTCCCGTTAATAGATCCTATTAAATTACAGCACACGACGGATATACTCGACAAAACGATTCGAAAAGAACCAATAAATGCAAGTCTTGACGAAAACGGCCAAGTTGTCTCAGAAAAACCTGGAATTCAATTAAATAAACAAGCTTTCCAGAAACAAATTTATTCTTTTTTTTACCAAAGTAATTCATCTTCAATTACAGTACCAGTGCGTCCTATTTATCCCAGAGTGGACAGTGAATTAATCGAAAATATAAGAACAAAATTAATTGGTCATTATGTCACTTATTTTAATAGCCGAAACAAGGAAAGAACTCATAATATTGTACTTGCAACCCAAGCAATCAATAACCATGTGATCTTTCCAGGAGAAACATTTTCTTTTAATCAAACGGTTGGTCAACGAACAAAGGAAAAAGGATACCTTCCTGCTCCAATTATAGTTAAAGGCGAACTTGCTGAAGGTATTGGCGGAGGGATTTGTCAAGTATCTTCTACCCTATTTAATGCAATCGATCGTTCGGGACTAGACGTTATCAATCGTTTTTCACATAGTAAACAAGTTCCCTATGTGCCTCCTGGACGTGATGCTACGGTTAGCTGGGGTGGTCCTGATTTTACTTTTAAAAATCAATATAACCAACCCGTACTTATTCGAGCGAAAGTATACTTCGGCACAATGTTCGTTTCCATATACTCTTCTGAAGATATTAACAATGTACCAAATCATGTTTCAGGGATGCATGTTTCTAATTGA
- a CDS encoding SOS response-associated peptidase, with amino-acid sequence MCGRFTLTAEFSEIIDRFVIQAAIHEEIYQTSYNVAPSHSVISVINDGVKNRLGYLRWGLIPSWAKDEKIGYKLINARAETLAEKPSFRDAFRNRRCIVIADSFYEWKRHEDGTKSPMRIHLKSNELFAMAGIWERWKKGSETIFTCSIITTAPNQMMQGIHDRMPAILEKEHEQLWLDPRVQDPDLLGECLHPYPTQQMEAYKVSNIVNSPKNNHPQCIEKIG; translated from the coding sequence ATGTGTGGCAGATTTACATTGACTGCTGAATTCAGTGAAATCATTGACCGATTTGTAATACAAGCTGCTATCCATGAAGAGATTTATCAAACTAGCTATAATGTTGCTCCTTCCCATTCGGTTATATCTGTTATTAATGATGGTGTAAAGAATCGTTTAGGTTATTTACGTTGGGGACTTATTCCTTCCTGGGCAAAAGATGAAAAGATTGGATATAAATTGATTAACGCAAGAGCTGAGACTTTAGCGGAAAAACCAAGTTTTCGAGATGCCTTTCGCAATCGTCGTTGTATCGTGATTGCTGATAGTTTTTATGAATGGAAACGCCATGAAGATGGTACAAAGTCCCCAATGAGAATACATCTTAAATCAAATGAACTCTTTGCTATGGCTGGCATTTGGGAACGTTGGAAAAAAGGTAGTGAAACTATTTTTACTTGTTCTATCATTACGACTGCTCCCAACCAAATGATGCAGGGAATCCATGACCGTATGCCAGCCATACTTGAAAAAGAACATGAGCAGTTATGGTTAGACCCAAGAGTTCAAGACCCTGATCTGTTAGGTGAATGTTTGCATCCATACCCTACCCAGCAAATGGAAGCATATAAAGTATCCAATATCGTCAACTCACCAAAAAATAATCATCCACAATGTATCGAGAAAATCGGATAA
- a CDS encoding MerR family transcriptional regulator, with protein sequence MNNRQIIRAYSIKEVSKMINTPTGTIRQWEKDLDGLLVVPRTQQGARYYTENEINILNKIKEMRSQNVSKGMIRTLLEKHLNGENNAPVSETGSEVIGTPALHSQELAIQPVVGTNELQANNIEALYTAITDFKQDLITEFKQELQISKHNMLDEIKNEVSNSTLMTVKEISKSIQRSNDKQKANIHEISNMIMKASEHTSETFETLSEEILKGSEAAYERFSEQMTETTKLADRRNHKAIEKVANTLRETKEDVAGLTEAFEAKQESILESLNELKQTQDDIKKREEQFQSMIESYREVAVAKRNRKWWKIWS encoded by the coding sequence ATGAACAATAGACAGATTATACGAGCATATTCAATTAAAGAAGTTTCAAAAATGATTAATACCCCAACTGGAACAATTAGACAGTGGGAAAAGGATTTAGATGGACTATTAGTTGTACCAAGAACCCAACAAGGTGCCCGCTATTACACAGAAAATGAAATTAATATTTTAAATAAAATTAAAGAAATGCGCAGCCAAAATGTAAGCAAGGGAATGATTCGAACTTTATTGGAGAAGCATCTAAATGGCGAGAATAATGCGCCTGTATCAGAAACTGGTTCCGAAGTAATCGGAACCCCTGCTTTGCACTCACAGGAATTAGCCATTCAGCCTGTTGTTGGGACAAATGAATTGCAAGCTAACAATATCGAAGCCCTTTATACAGCCATAACTGATTTTAAGCAAGATTTAATAACCGAATTTAAGCAAGAACTCCAGATTAGTAAGCATAACATGCTTGATGAAATTAAAAATGAGGTATCTAACTCTACCCTTATGACTGTAAAAGAGATTTCAAAATCTATTCAGCGTTCAAACGATAAGCAAAAAGCAAATATTCATGAGATTTCCAATATGATTATGAAAGCTTCGGAACATACTTCCGAAACGTTCGAAACTCTTTCGGAAGAGATTCTGAAAGGTTCGGAAGCAGCATACGAAAGATTTTCCGAACAGATGACAGAAACAACTAAATTAGCTGATCGTAGAAATCATAAGGCAATAGAGAAAGTTGCCAATACATTAAGAGAAACAAAAGAAGATGTAGCAGGTTTAACAGAGGCATTTGAGGCAAAACAAGAATCCATCTTAGAATCGTTAAATGAACTAAAACAAACACAGGATGATATTAAGAAAAGAGAAGAACAGTTTCAATCAATGATAGAAAGCTATCGAGAAGTAGCAGTAGCCAAGCGAAATCGTAAATGGTGGAAAATTTGGTCATAA
- a CDS encoding formate/nitrite transporter family protein, which translates to MNYYSPKEITDVAIQKGMEKATASNVSVAVLGFLGGAFIALGYLAYIRVTGTMPAEWGSLVTFIGASVFPVGLILILLGGGELLTGNMMALSIAFFSKKIKLSQVLRNWVLITLFNLLGAIFVAYFFGHFVGLTEGAYLEKTVSTAMAKVNDPFWVAFVSGIGCNWLVGMAVWLCYGAKDYIGKILGMWFPVMTFVLIGFQHVVANMFIIPAAIFAGELSWAVFLPNMIPVFLGNMIGGAVFVSLFYYLSYKKDEVKRPATVEQLEKKIG; encoded by the coding sequence ATGAACTACTACAGTCCAAAAGAAATTACGGATGTGGCCATTCAAAAAGGAATGGAAAAAGCAACGGCATCCAACGTTTCAGTTGCAGTTCTAGGGTTTTTAGGCGGAGCTTTTATCGCGTTAGGATATTTAGCATATATTCGTGTCACAGGTACAATGCCAGCAGAGTGGGGAAGTCTAGTCACGTTTATTGGGGCATCCGTATTCCCAGTAGGATTAATATTAATCTTACTTGGCGGTGGAGAATTGTTGACAGGTAATATGATGGCTTTAAGTATTGCCTTTTTCTCTAAAAAGATAAAGCTTTCACAAGTGTTACGCAACTGGGTTCTGATCACTTTATTTAATTTATTAGGTGCAATATTTGTAGCCTATTTCTTCGGTCATTTCGTAGGTTTGACAGAAGGGGCATATCTGGAAAAAACGGTTAGTACCGCAATGGCAAAAGTAAATGATCCTTTCTGGGTTGCCTTTGTATCAGGTATTGGGTGTAACTGGTTGGTTGGAATGGCTGTTTGGCTTTGTTATGGTGCAAAAGATTATATCGGAAAGATTTTAGGAATGTGGTTCCCTGTTATGACCTTCGTGTTAATTGGATTTCAACACGTTGTTGCTAACATGTTTATTATTCCAGCAGCTATTTTTGCAGGAGAGCTATCATGGGCTGTATTTTTACCCAATATGATTCCTGTATTTTTAGGAAATATGATAGGCGGAGCTGTTTTTGTGAGCTTGTTCTATTACTTAAGTTATAAAAAAGATGAAGTTAAACGCCCTGCTACTGTTGAACAACTAGAAAAGAAAATTGGATAA
- a CDS encoding FbpB family small basic protein has protein sequence MNRKNLTFKQLIEQNKEELKNNQKAIERIEKKLDLRYISIKH, from the coding sequence ATGAATAGAAAAAACCTCACTTTTAAGCAATTAATTGAACAAAATAAAGAGGAACTTAAAAATAATCAGAAGGCTATTGAACGAATTGAAAAGAAACTAGACTTGAGATATATATCTATTAAACACTAA
- a CDS encoding DUF5392 family protein has translation MNPISFRQVPRYIQKELDLITKHVKPLIKKSSTYAFLSIPLILFSLTNLFILFINNGLNREMWVTILIFAAFAAIGMALSKESRTLKKEIQKKTNGYIIERIKKSVIVPEFKKSEFINLIKAQPILGFNTFINFLEEEKRLNKLDQYI, from the coding sequence ATGAATCCAATATCGTTTCGTCAAGTACCTCGTTATATACAAAAGGAATTGGATTTAATTACTAAACATGTGAAACCTTTAATAAAAAAGTCTTCTACTTACGCCTTTCTTTCGATTCCGTTAATCTTATTTTCATTAACTAATCTATTTATTTTGTTTATTAATAATGGGTTAAACCGAGAAATGTGGGTGACGATCTTAATATTTGCTGCCTTTGCAGCAATAGGGATGGCTCTATCCAAAGAGTCAAGAACATTGAAAAAGGAAATACAGAAGAAGACGAATGGTTATATAATTGAACGTATTAAGAAAAGTGTCATCGTACCCGAATTTAAGAAAAGTGAATTTATTAACTTGATTAAAGCCCAGCCGATTCTTGGCTTTAATACATTTATTAACTTTTTAGAAGAAGAAAAACGATTAAATAAATTGGATCAATATATTTAA